CACCGGGGCCACGAGCTTGCGCATCTGCCATTCCTCCTTTTACGCTTCCTTGAACTTGGGAATTGGAAGAATGCATAGAGCTTTTACTTTCTGCCATTGTCTGCAAAGATCCAGTTTCTGAACCGAGTTGAACAGACGCTTGAGATAAGTTATTTCGGCCCCTGCCTTGTGCATTACTCTTTGCGCCTATTTTGCTTCCTTCGACTTCGCTCAATGCTGCTTTGTTTTCATCGGAAATCTCTGCTTGCGCTGAAAATGAACCACTGCCGGTATAGGTACCTTGAACATTAGTTTGAGCATGTCCTTTTTCGTTTCCACCTCTAGATGTGGCACTGGCCGTAGTACCATTGCTGTTTTGAGAAACGCCTGCTTGTGCATCAGAGTCGTATCCATCCAAAGTGGCTGCAATTGAATTTGGGTCGAGAACATTCAGTGGTATACCTGAAACATATAAAACATTGCAAGAATAAGAATATAAAACACTATTGCACAGAAGAAGCCAAAAGTAGattcaaaacaaataacaaaaaaatacaagttataAAACGCggcttattgctaaggtagtaaTCTCTTTCAAGCAACCGTTAGGAATAGGATAAAGCGTAACGGGATGGACGGTGCCAACAATAAATATGAGTAAATacgtatacctacataaactcaattAAGAAGCAATACATAACAGACAGtcgattatataataataaataaatgtatgtatatgtatatatttcttttttaagttaGAGAGGATAATAATGACAgttatacaatattttataacgaggagGATTAAAGAAGAGGAAGTCGTTATAAAAAAGGTGAGAGTTGAGAAAGTGCTATTTGACTTGCTCTTTAAAAGTATCTAACAAGTTAAATAAAAgggtataaaaacaaaaaaaacttcaattattaaataatttaatttttattgtacTTGGCCAGCCAAGTACAGCACTAGCTTGGCTAGCTAAGTCACTAGTGACTTGACtagtcaaaaataaaagaagtaaaTAAAGTGCTGTACAACAATACACACCTTCACCTCCGCCGGTTTGTCCACCATTCCCGCCTGTTCCAACTCCATATTGACCACCGGGCCCACCACCAGTACCGGTTCCATATTGTCCAGCCGGCCCCCCACCAGTTCCTGTTCCGTATTGTCCACCGGGCCCGCCACCTGGTCCACCGCCAGTTCCTGTTCCATATTGATTTCCTGGGCCCCCACCAGTTCCTGTTCCGTATTGTCCACCGGGCCCGCCACCTGGTCCACCGCCAGTTCCGGTTCCATATTGACCTCCTGGGCCCCCACCAGTTCCTGTTCCGTATTGTCCACCGGGGCCACCACCTGGTCCACCTGGTCCACCGCCAGTTCCGGTTCCATATTGACCTCCTGGGCCCCCAACAGTTCCTGTTCCGTATTGTCCACTGGGCCCGCCACCTGCTCCACCTGGTCCACCGCCAGTTCCCGGTCCATATTGACCTCCTGGCCCCCCTTCACTTCCTGTTCCGTATTGGCCACCTGGTGCACCTCCAGTTCCGGTTCCATATTGACCTCCTGGCCCCCCTCCAGTTCCTGTTCCGTATTGGCCACCTGGTGCACGGCCAGTTCCGGTTCCATATTGACCTCCTGGTCCCCCTCCAGTTCCTGTTCCGTACTGTCCACCAGGTCCACCGCCAGTACCAGTTCCGTATTGTCCTCCTGGACCACCACCAGTTACAGTTCCGTACTGGCCACCAGGTCCTCCGCCAGTGCCAGTTCCGTACTGGCCACCAGGTCCTCCGCCAGTGCCAGTTCCGTATTGTCCTCCTGGCCCCCCACCAGTTCCAGTTCCGTATTGCCCATTAGGTCTGACGCCAGATCCGGTTCCATATTGTCCCTGTGGTCCGCCACCAGTTTCTGTTCCGTATTGTCCACCGGACCCGCCACCTGTTCCACCTGGTCCACCGCCAGTTCCGGTTCCATATTGACTTCCAGGCCCACCTCCAGTTCCAGTTCCGTACTGTCCACCAGGTCCACCGCCAGTTCCGGTTCCATATTGGCCAACTGGTCCACCACCAGTTCCGTATTGTCCACCAGGTCCACCGCCAATACCAGTTCCGTATTGTCCTCCTGGTCCACCGCCAGTTCCAATTCCGTATTGGCCACCAGGTCCACCGCCAGTACCAGTTCCGTATTGCCCTCCTGGTCCGCCGCCAGTTCCGGTTCCGTATTGTCCACCTGGTCCCTCACCTGTCCCGGTTCCGTATTGTCCACCGGGTCCTCCACCAGTTCCTGTTCCATATTGGCCAACAGGTAAGCCGCCAGTTCCACCTGGACCCCCGCCAGTTCCAGTTCCGTATTGTCCACCAGGTCCGATGCTGGTTCCGTGTTGTCCACCTGGTCCCCCACCTGTCCCAGTTGCGTATTGTTCACCTGGTCTCGGTCCTGTTCCAAACTGCCCACCTGGTCCTCCACTGTTACCATATTGTCCACCAGGGCCTCCCATTCCAATTCCGTATGGCGCGGGTTGACTTCCTGGGTTTAGTACGCAGCAAAAGTATGTCCCTCCATTAGGGCCGGGATAGGCTCCTGTAAACCTTGGAGTATCCTGATAACCGCTTTGATTCGTTACATACATAATTCCACCCGGACCCAATCCACCGGGCCATATAACATTACCATTTTGAATTCCCGGGATCCCTGGAACACCTGTTCGCCCTGGCTGATTTGGTCTTGAACCTGTATTATCAAGTCCGGTTCCGTAATGTATTCCTGGTCCGCCTGGTCCATACTGTACGCTTGGACCACCTCCAGTTCCCGTTCCATATTGTCCACCGCCTGTTCCCGTTCCGTATTGTCCACTGGGTCCTCCGCCAGTTCCGGTCTGATATTGACCTCCTGGCACTCCACTAGTTCCGTATTGTCCACCGGGTCCGCCACCTGTTCCGCCTGGTCCACCGCCAGTTCCAGTTCCGTATTGTCCACCAGGTCCGACGCCCGTTCCGTGTTGTCCGCCTGGTCCGCCACCAGTTCCGGTTCCATATTGTCCACCGGGTCCAGTACCAGTTCCGTATTGTACACCTGGTCCAACTCCAATTCCGGTTCCATATTGTCCATCTGGTCCAGTCTTGGTTCCATATTGTCCCCCTGGTACACCTCCAGTTCCGTATTGTCCACCAGGTCCAACTCCAGTTCCGGTTCCATATTGCCCGCCTGGCCCACCACCAGTTCCAGTTCCGTATTGTCCACCTGGTCCGACTTCAGTTCCGGTTCCATATTGCCCCCCTGGCCCACCACCAGTTCCAGTTCCGTATTGTCCACCTGGTCCGACTTCAGTTCCGGTTCCATATTGCCCCCCTGGCCCACCACTAGTTCCAGTTTCATATTGTCCACCTGGCCCGACTTTAGTTCCGGTTCCATATTGTCCACCTGGTCCAGTTCCCGTACCGTATTGTCCACCTGGTCCACTACCAGATTGCCCTCCAGTGCCTGTTCCGTATTGCCCACCTGGTCCCCCGCCACCTGCTATTCCGTAGTGTCCACCGGGTCCGCCGCCAGTTCCACCTGGACCACTGCCAGTTCCAGTACCGTATTGTCCAGTAGGTCCAACGCCAGTTCCACCTGGACCGCCACCAGTTCCAGTACCGTGTTGTCTACTAGGTCCAACGCCAGTTTCGGGTCCATATTGCCCAGATCCAGGTCCGTATTGACCACCTAGTCCACCAACAGTCCCGTGTTCTCCACCTGGACCACCAACAGTTCCGGTTCCGTAATGCCCACCTGGTCCAGTTCCATATTGTCCGCCTCCAGTTCCGCCTGGTACACCGCCAGTTCCGGTCTCGTATTGTCTACCTGGCCCACTTCCACTTCCTATACCTTGATTGGTCGGGAGTCCGTTATTTCCCTTCCCACCCAATTGATTCGGTCTATAATAATGGCTGTCATCAGAAAGTCCCTGTCGTTTTAAACTTTCCGCATCAGTGCCTCCGTAGCATTCATCACAACTTGGATCGTATATTGATTGACTTTGTGCTTGACCCATACCACTACTGCCACCTGAAATATAAACAAATGAATTCCAAAATACTATCACTTTCTACGTCGTTCCAAAGACTTTATTATAGGTTGGttgatactacttactgacgctTGCTCTTGAAGAATCTGCATCAGAATGTGCCTCTGCCTTTCCATCGTCTTTACCAGTACCACGGTCTATAGCCAGATACTGGGATTGCGTCTGTCCCCTAAAACGACCTCGACGATTGACTTGTCGACGCGTCCTGTATATTTCTTTTAATCCTTTATTTCCTATAACTCTGTCACTAAGTTCTTCATCTTGTGTTATATTCAGAGACTTGCAGAAAATTTTCATTGAGCCACTTTCGTGTAGTAGTTTTACCTGTTGCAACatggaaaaatgtttttaaacaattacACTATTAGTTTGGTCACCCTgacacattaaatatatttgtcgTTCTATTTATGATAATAGTAATTGGGAAACGAAACAGGCCAAGGAAATAACAGCGACCTTGACAGCTACAAGTTATCACCTAAATTAGGATATATAAGCGATAAAGAAACGTTCCTCCGTAAACTTCGATTTAAAAATGACGTAGTGAAATTGTAGGTACTTTCTCAGGATTTTGTTGAGGGGGTTTACTTCAGTTAACCAGGTTAATTATATACTAATTAGGTTTTGcctgcggcttcgctcgcgttaattTTGGGGTAACACGGTCCCCCTATCCTGATTTAGAACACAGAAGAGAACTCGGAAcagaatattattgtaatactCTCCATTTGGAGATAGAATGTAAAGATTCTGGGCATTGGACACACGCGAACATGCTACATACAATTGCAATTGTCCATGGGAGAAGCACGGCTGTTTGTCCTTGTGCTTTGTTAATCCTGAAAGCAAAACTAAGCTTATGAGGAAACTGTAGGCTTTTAAACTGGAACGGGAAACGTAGGAATAATTGGGATCCGTGGGATCATTACATTTTCAAACTTTCCTACGCCGGTTAAGATAGTGGCGCTGATAATGTTGCGGCCAAGTTATGTGACACCAAGTCTTGCTTGTCCCATTACATAGTCTCTGGCATCCAAATTTTGCATAAGTATGCTATTTATCATTCGAATGTAGATTTTTGCTCAAAGCTGACAGATCTCTAATAGTCACTCCGTTTTGCAGTGAAAAAccgacaaacaaacagacacacacgcatacactttcccatttataatattattatgtataattattggCATTTCGTGATTTGGCCAATTATTTTATGATGTGCCCAATATAAAGTTGGGCAAACCGATGGAGCAACGTATTTGCCGCGAGGAAAAGGACTGCGGCGCAAGTATGTTACTCTGTAGAGTGACCAAAGTAGCTAttggcaaataaaaaataatatctctttattaaattaatttacctatttttaaaatatttactttgattttaattaattacgtaattatcagataattaataaaaataataataattattgttgtttttgaTGATATTaggttattatatttaattactaaaattaattgaattattatttatcactTTATTTACAGGTATTATTCAACtaataataagaatatttgtatttactTTAATGTAATACTTTGGTCATCTTCAGAATCGATCTGCCCGAACATAACCGGGCAAATCATTATGCTTTAGACAGATCTAGATCGGCCGAAATTATCAATCGGCCCACGACAAGCAAAGCACAGTTCATTCATAATATTCGGGTCAAAAAGTGCGAATACTATCTAAAACCTAAAATACCTTTAGGTACAagttgtaaaagaaaatgtaactTTTAAACCCATGACAGTATTTGTGGCTTTATTACATCCTATTGCCAGGTACTGCACACACATTTCTGGCgtcattaaatataaattaatgaaattaaaaagagtatagaatagaatttaATTCAGTGGTCTTATAAGATGTTCAGATTTATGGACGCGCTTACATTAGAGTCATCTTATCCTTT
This genomic interval from Pectinophora gossypiella chromosome Z, ilPecGoss1.1, whole genome shotgun sequence contains the following:
- the LOC126380039 gene encoding uncharacterized protein LOC126380039 encodes the protein MEPELAVHQVANTEQELEGGQEVNMEPELEVHQVANTEQEVKGGQEVNMDRELAVDQVEQVAGPVDNTEQELLGAQEVNMEPELAVDQVDQVVAPVDNTEQELVGAQEVNMEPELAVDQVAGPVDNTEQELVGAQEINMEQELAVDQVAGPVDNTEQELVGGRLDNMEPVLVVGPVVNMELEQAGMVDKPAEVKVYH